ATGTTCATCACAGTATTTCGTTAAAAATACACGTTTTTTATAATCATATGAAATTTAGTCCCATAATCTTTCCTAAAACTTTCTTTAGTGCCCACTTAACCTCTTTATTTCTCGAAGTATAGATGACAGGGTTGAGCATGGGGGTCACCACAGTgtaaaagagggaaacaaacttcCCCTGCTCCTTGGATCTGCTCTTGGCTGGCTGCAGGTACATGAAGATGATGGTTCCATAGAAGATGATGACAACCAtcaggtgggaggagcaggtcGCAAAGGCTTTCTTTCTTCCAGAAGCTGACTTAATCCTCAAAACTGTTTGGGCAATGTAGCCATAGAAAACCAGGATGAAGGAGATAGGTACTATGAGGAAGATGATGCTAGCTACAAAGAGCTCAGCCTCATTAAAAGTTGTGTCCACACAAGCCAACTTGATGAGCCCTGGAACTTCACAGATAAAATGATCCACTTGAAAATGCCCACAGAAGGGTAGCTGCAGGGTGAGAGTGGACTGTATTAGAGTAGTGACCACCCCACTGAGCCATGACGAAGATGCCAGGGCCGTGCAGAGACGGGGATGCATTAAGGCAGTGTAGTGGAGCGGACGGCAGATGGCAACGTAGCGATCATAGGACATCACGGCTAGGAGGACACACTCTGTAGATCCCAGGGCAAGAGAGACATAGAGCTGAACCACACAGCCACCATAGGTGATTTTTTTCATAGGATCCCACAAGTTTACTAGGAGCTGAGGAATGACACTGCTGGTAAAGCAGAGATCCAAAAAGgaaagatgagaaaggaaaaaatacattggTGTGTGAAGCTTGGATTCCAGACGAGACAGCAGAAAGATGGTGGTGTTCCCCAAAATGGTAAGTAGATACAAGATCAAGATGACCACAAACAGAGCCTCCCGTAACCGAGGGTGATCAGAAAACCCCAACAGGATGAAACCTGTTAGGTTGCTCTCATTGGTACTCCTCCTCATTCCCATGTATGAAGTACGTTTTCAAAGACTGTTATACCTGAGAAAAATGACACAATACATAAGGTCAAATGAGACAATGTCAGCTCGCCCCAAAATATTCTATGTTAAGTTCTTAGAACTTAGTCCTTAAATCTAGTGACTTAGATCTATTTTCCTACCATGTTCATTCTAAATTAATGCAATGCGTATCTTCTTAATATGTTAGCTGTCCTCTGGTGGTCTCCAAAATAGAGAAGagcagacatatttaaaaacatcatcATCAAGCTATGATAATTAAAACCTAcagtactggcataaagatagacaaatagatcagtggaGAAAATGAAGGTCCTGGAGATCACgaggaaaagatagtctcttcaataaatggtgctgggaaagctaAATAAACACATGCAAAATATTGAAATTGGATCTCTAGCATACACCATATGCACCGTCaatcaactcaaaatgtattaaaaacttaaatgtaggATCTAAAACTAAactcttaaaaaacataaaggagaaGCTTCATGACATTGACCTTGGCAATGATTTTACAGATATGACACGAAAATCataggcaataaaagcaaaaatctaggaaatgggaaaaatatttgtaaaacatatatCCAAAAAGGAGTTAATATcgaaaatatataagaatttcagatgaaaaaacacagaaataaataaataaataataacacgattcaaaaatagacaaaagtctTGATATACACTTCTAAGACACACAAATTTTTGATAGGCATAGGAAAAATGatcagtatcactaatcatcaagatAATGCAAATATGGAACAAATGAAATATCACCTAACACTGGTAAAGTTAGATgcaattaaaaagcaaagcatagtcagggtgtctgggtggcggaggtagttaagcatctgactttcaatttcagctcaggtcacgatctcgtggtgtGTGATTTCAAGCTCAtgttaggccctgtgctgacagcatggagcctgctttggattctctctctccctttctctgtcccttcttggCTTATGttgcttgttctctttctaaataaataaacaaataaataaatatttaaaaagagatagcAAATGTTCACAAGATTTTGAAGGAGTTAGAACCCTTGTATAATGtggatgagaatgtaaaatggtagaggcactatgaaaaacagaatcagcattcctcaaaaaattaaagctgTCATATGATTCAACAATCCCATTTCtggtatatattcaaaagaattgaaattagtATCTCAAAAAATAtcgtaatttttaaaatttttttccaaagagatacctttatttttgtgttcattgaagcattatttacaatagctatctatggataaatggagaaaatggTGTTCATACTCATCCTTaataatggaatatcatttgaCATTAATGCAATGTTactcagcctttaaaaataaataaatcctgcaATGCACAACAATACAGATAGGCTTGGAGagcactatgctaagcaaaataagctacaaaaggacaaatagtcTTCTGACGTGAAGTATGTAAAATAGTCaagccagaaacaaaaataaactggtGGTAGCcaggggatgggaggagaggaaACAGGAAGTTGTTCAACAGCCatacaagatgaataaattttagaaaattactgGCCATTATATCTCTTGAATTTAACAATGTTGTATTATGTACTTAATCATTGGTGAGAGGGTGAATTATGTTAAATATTCCTattgtgcgtgcacacacacacatacacacaaacacacaaggaaacttttggaggtaaTTTAATACCTTGATTGTGGAAATGGTTCAAGAATATATAGAGTCATCAActgaatacataaatatgtgcagatttttgtgaatcatttacacctcaataaaactaTGTGTCGGGGTAAGCAACAATTATATGctgtaggaaaaaaattagaCCATCATTTCCATGCAACCAAATTTACCCCTTTATATTAATGTCTTTCTAgttactgaaaaaagaaaaacagctaatttcaacagaagatttaaaaaacagtttttaattaagtaattttCAATCAAGagggaataaaaacatttttaatcacCCAAAAATAGTggaacattgttttctttctatctttaaaaatataccacaTATGATAGGCCTTACAATTTTTAGAAACTGGCATTACTTTACAAATCCACTCCTGAGAGCTCTTGTGACCCAGTCAAAGGCACATCAGCTTGCTTAGCAGCACTCAGATCCAATCCTTGATCTGGTTAATTCTATACACTACTTTTCGTCTTCTTTCTCTCagtgtttatttgctttaaaaaaaattacctgctttttttccccagagaccTAGGATCCTCCAGGCTCCAGAATCAAAATTTCAGGAAATGAAATGCTATCCATATGAGTTTAGATTTATCTTTTTCCTGGAATCATGTGTATTTTAGTTATCACTTCAAAATGTGAATGCAATGTGGtttctgttttgaaaacaaataattaaggGAATATTCTATTTCCGATGATGGTATTGTacctaatttataaaaaattactaCTTAGCAAACAGTAATTATGGCTTTATCATTAAAAAgtcctttctggggcacctgggggtcacATGActgtccgagtcttgatttcagctcagatcataatcccagggATCAATTCTCacataggctccatgctgagcatgaagcctgcttgagattctctgtctccctttgcctcttccccaactcatactctctcttccaaaaaagcCCATTCCATGTAGTACCATTGTatataaaaggagaaacctaacagaggaccatagggaggggaagggggaaagagagttggggagagagagggacacaaagcctgagagattattgaatactgaaaatgaatccagggttgaagggggaggggcaggggaagggaggtggtggtaatggaggagggcactgtggggaagagcactgggtgttatatggaaaccaatttgacaataaaccattataaacaataaaagaactgCCCCCCAAaaagttcattctttcttttataccACAGCTACCAAAGAAATTTCTCTCagtaacactgtattttaatacTACACACTCCAAAACATTTGTTCTTAATTATATGGGAAACTTGCTAGTGGGTTAATTTTATGGAACTGTACTAGATAGTATACAACATCGTTTCTACTCATTCACCAGACGAGGTTGTACCTATGTCTGCTCACAACTGATTCGTGACCCCAGGGGTCACATATAATATCATTTTGGATCTCCCAGTCCTTGGAGTGTTCAGCACAAAgtagtctctcaaaaattattcaGCAATTAACCCAAATTATATTCACCAAATTATACCTATTTCGTTTTCCTTGAGGAGACTACCACGTCTCTAGTCAACTAGTCAACCAATACATATGTAGTCAATGAGTAAATACTAGATATCATtaccaaataaatgaatgagcaggTCTTACCTGTCTTTCTCCAAATTGGAGCTGCCTCAAACATATGCTACTCTGTCATATATTTAAACATTGCTATATTAGAATGGTGACAACACAGGAAACAGTCGATGCTGGCGAGCATGCTGCAGGAGGACCCTcttccactgctggtgggaacgcaaaacTGGGGCGGCCACTTCGGACAACAGTGTGGCGAGtgctcaaaagttaaaaatggaactaccctatgacccagcaactgcactactgaGTGTTTACCCTAAggttacaaaaatactaatttgaagggatatatcCACCCCtacgtttatagcagcactatcaacaacagccaaactatggaaagactCAAACGtccattgactggtgaatgggtaaagaagaagtGTATACACTTGTTATATTCTCTGACTCATTGCtgtgaaacaaataaataatagaaatataggTGGAAGAGGATGCCAAAATTTCAGTTGGGAATTATTAAAAGAACTTGAATATTACAATGTAAGCATACTTTTGAGTGCTCTttttaaacaagataaaatgagaaacaaattaaggtaaataagtttttaaatattagaaaataaaacactaaaacaaaaataacctttTATGTAACATAATAAACAAAAGTAATCACAGATATTAATAAAACATACCCTAAAAGGTATTAAAAACTACCATATTAAACATAACAGAATAAAATTAACAagataacattaaaaactatttcaagaacagcttaataatttaataatttctgtATTAAACAGCAATATAAGGGGTTATATTGTaaacaatttgtatttttattatagaactGTAAAATACCTGCAttacaaaatattatcattattttctatttaattttttaatgtttatttatttttgagacagagagagacagagtgtgaacaagggaggggcagagagagggggaaacacagaatctggaacaggctccaggctctgagctgtcagcacagaacctgatgcagggattgaacacatgaactgtgagatcataacctgagccaaagttcaacacttaaccaactacgccacccaggcgcccttcttatcattattttattaataaaagctgaaaatatctgtaaaaaaGAGCCATTTCCTTAAATATACAGTGGTATGATGGTAACAATGAGATCATCTAATtggaactgaaaaaaatcatgCTAATAGTTGCTTCTTTCATCAATATCTAAGGAATGTCTCAAAATCCAACGGAACATCCCTTCCAGTCCCCTCAGATGTTGACCATGTCCCCCTgcacttctgtttcttctttctgtgcACACTAGTCTCCTTGCCACTCAGTGCATACTGTAGCCTGGGCCCTAAACTACCATATGAAGCTCAGTTTCGGGTTTGGCCACTGATAAGACCTAACATGAACACTCTGGGTCCCTTTGTCCAGAGCCTGCTGGTGGTGACATGGGGCATCCCATGGATAGGGTTCTCTACATCTTTGAAGATGATGCTTTCTGGCCACGCCTCACCTATAAAGACCATTATTTGTGCCACCTTCAGAAGATGAAATGATCAATGTTATTTTGGATATACCTCCAGCCTATCTACCTTAAAACATAGTAAATTCTGGGTGTTTTCATATCACCCTGTGTCCAGCCGGGTGATCACATTAGCATGGATAAAGCCTTTGCTCCTGCTTGTGCTGGACATTACCCAGCTGCTCACACCCTCTCCTGAGCTCATTCCTCCATTGGGAACCTGTTCAGACCCTGCCTGTTCACCAGACTCCGGCTCTAGTGCTCACTCTCAAAGTTTGTGATTCTAGATGGACCCTATCGTAAATACTGCATGGACTGGGGCAACCAGGGCACTCAGTCActgaagcatccaattcttgaatttggctcagatcatgatctcgcagttcatgagactgagccccatgtaggactctgcactgacagaatggagtctgttgggattctctctctctctctttctcaagataaaaaaacaaataaacttttaatataagaaatactACATGTATCAACAAATGTTGTGCACTCCCTTATCATGCCTCTTTCTCTatgggaaattattttcatttctgaagtCTGTGATCCATTATTTCACCACGTCATTGGAGGGCGTGAGTTGAAAGTGCTGTCGCAGTGCCGAGCCCATGTGTTATTAATCTCCTCTAAATACCTTTCAGTATACAAATGTTGCTGTGAACCATTTAACCTGTGACTCTATTCTGCTGgactctttgttttcatttctaagatCCAACAGCAAAACACAAAGTaagagcttatttttaaatatactaataACAACTTTCCAAATAGAATAGGAATAATTCTAGGCCAAAGGACATGAATAGTGTCGCCTGACTAGATGTGGCTTTTAATAACAAGAAAAGTTGCactaaaaagtgattttaaaaatttagttcaaATGCTCTTTCAAAACCTGAGAAGATTATGAAATGTGCTATGAAAGTAGGAGTCATACAGATTGTCAACACAATCAAACATACCCCCAGAGCAGGTCAGGACACTGAGGCTTCAATtagacaaagaagcaaagggggTGGTAAGTATGTCATATATTAATCTCCTCTTAGACCTGAATTTTTGTGAATTTACTTGTAGTCATAATTAAGATCAATTGGTGGAGCAAATCATGTCTATCCCGActtaatttccttttgattcaATGAGATTATCTCTACCTCCTGGCAAGATGTTTCACAAAAGTGTATCACATGCAAAAATATGTGGGTGGAataattttgtttccattttgaagaATATAGAAATCTCAGgaataaacaatttattttttaataatttattgtcaaattggtttccatataacacccagtgctcttccccacaagtgccctcctccattaccaccacttcccttcccactccccacccttcaaccctcggtttgttttcagtaataaACAACATAAACCCAGCCTTCGCTGCCTTTAAGCAGAGAGGATACTGGACATCAAAAAGACAGCGAGAAAAACAGAGtgagtgagacacagaaagagagagagagagagatagagacagacagagacaaagactaAGACAATTTTATGAGAAgttttctgtttggtttagaACTAGTCAAAGACAACATGAAAAGACTAGTCTGCAATTCACAGACTTCACAATCCTGAGTTGCTTTAATTTCACAGTTTGATCTACATGCAGCAAAACATACAACCTGCCTACACATGTAAGTGTACCTACTTCAGGCCAAAAATATACATTCTGGCTGCAGGGGTTACTTTCTTGTCCATGGCATCTTCAGGTGCCGGGGtcttgaaaggaaataaataggtgTCCCCAGATTGATGTCCCAGAGCCACAGGAATTGTTCAAGAAATGACAGGCTAGGAACCAGCTTGAGATTATGAGAAAACGAGGCATCCAAGCTATTATAGAGGCTGGTCACTGACCGCCACCCAAATCAGGACGCCCAGAAAGATGATACCTGATCTGTCTCCTCTACCTGGAAACGTGTGTGATGATGTTGAAACCATCTTTCAATGTCTGGTGCACAGGTCCAGTCTGACCCTCAATTATAATAAACTAGTATCACAACAACTAGAAAGCTTTTCCTCTGGGGCCTGAATTTCTCTGCAACAGCTCAAAAAGTTGTTGCTCCTGGTCCACTCAGTACAATATAGAAATGCTCCGTTCaaataaggggaaaaattaaatgGTTTCTAACTATGTGCGGTGTTGGTGCTTGCTTGGCAATGTGTCAGAAGAAGGTGAGCTATCCTCTGACTACTCTGCTAAGAAAAAGAACTTGGAAGTGAGAAACCCCAATGACTTACCTTTGTGATTAGTAAATGGCTtaagtaggaaagaaaaactgGCCTGTTGATGTGTCCTAATTGCATCCCCAGAAGGGTAAGAGAATTAGGATCTTCCCCCAATGGAAAATATGTAACTCATTAAAGTGTCTATAACATAGGATCCTGGTACTTGGTCATGCACAGGTGCCCTGCACTTATAATTTCCCCATATCACTTAAGGGTTGACCAAGCAAGACATCAGGAGTTTACTTCGACACTTCCTAAAACATTTCCCAATTAAATTCATCCTCATTATCCTATGGTATTACAATATGTGgtagagaaataatttatttcagcaaATACGGAGCATTCAGAGAAATTACAGTAATTTAGAGAAATAACCTCAAAGGTAAACCTCTTGAGTAATTGGCTCACAATATAAAGGTGATAATGAACTGAGTTCCAATGGGATACCAAACTCCAGGCATCATTGTTCTCTGCTATTCTCACTGCCCACTTACATTTTTGAGCAGAAAAATTAATACTTCCATTCCTATTTCTCTTCTCTACTCTTATAACACCTCAATTGTCctatataagtaaaaaaataaattgttgccTATTGTTATTCAAAATAAGAGagttctcagggcacctgggtagttcagtcggttaaagcatctgacttcagctcaagtcatgtactcacggtttgtgggtttgagcctcatgtcaggttctgtgctgactgctcagagcatagaccctgcttcagattctatgtctccctctctctctgaccctccccgttcattctcattgtctctctctcgctctctttctctcaaaaataaataaaaacaaaagaagagagtCCTCATATTTTCTTGGTTATCTAAGTCTCTGATCATGTTTATCGACAATTCCCAATTCTACccaaatattctattttcatttcccaTGTATTTTTCTAGATAATTAAGTCCTGGTTTACTTGGAGTTCAGAGATGTTTGTGCCTTCCTCAGAACAAAAGAGAACATTCTATTTCCAACTATATCTTGCTATATTCTTCTATATTCTCTGGCTTTTCTAATAACTTTAGAGAAAATGTTCTCTCTGTCCTCTAAAATGGATTGTACCACTAGATAATTTGGTTTCTGTTACAAGCTGTCAGCCTGTTTAAAATTCACCCATggattcttttgtttcttatacaCATAATAATTTATCTGTAACTCAGCAATAATAACATAAACTCTTTATCCTTCTTCAAGTTTAGGTACCATGGTTTAGATAACCTTGCTCTGCAACCACAtcaatttagtaaaataaaaaaaatagtattaatcTTATAACTTGACTGAGATAGATTGGATTTTACAATCAACTTGCTGAAAGTGAGTTTTCCCCCTAACACTGACTTATTTGTTAGATATTAGACACTATCACATACTGAAATGTTACCAATTAACTGAGTTGGACCATTAGTAGATAAACTCTATAAAGGCATGGGTATTGTTTCCTTCATATCTGAGCCCTCAATGTCTCAAtaattgttgaaaaaataaatgaatttcttaaGGGAGTTAAGACAAATATGTGTTCAATGAGGCACTACAAACTGCATGCACCTAGTTATGAAGGCTAGAGGGTATAATGGAAAAGGTGgtcaattaattaaataaatctcTCTCCATCTAGTAAGGAAGCCATCTCAGCAGTGcacaaatattagaaaattaatatggaaaaaaGTGGGTAAACTACACAGAATTGCGTATAGTTTACAAACAGTAGGCAAAAGAAAGGGCAGGACTTAAGGTAGTCTCTCTTCCACTTTGTAATATCAAGAAGAACAATAAAGAACCCAAATCAGGGACCTTTTGATTTAGTTCTGCTGTGATCATTTTGAGGCTGTTTTAACACACACAAGGGGAGAAGCAAAATACATAGCTGAACATAATAGTGTGGATAGAAAATGTCTTTGTTGAAATATAAATCTGGGGACCACTAGTAAATATATTCTACTTTAAATTGTGATTAAGTCAAAACATAGTTGCCATCCTCAGAAACCTACTAAggagagaaatatgaaaaatcagAAACTTGTCAAACCGGAGGAAAAGTGCAGCAATAGAGATGAATTCATGTGTAATGGACTCACTCAGGAGGCTTGACCATAATCTGAGGGGCTCAATAGTCCATGGTCTATTGAAAGAGCAATGCCACTAAGACTTGGagtttgctgtttttgtttagAACAAATGGCCAAAATGCCTCAATTACTGCACAATATAAAACGTATAATCATCCCAGCTAGCCTATAATTGTGGCTATTAAATGCAATAAATTTATGAATAAGCTTTATTAAAAGTCAAACACCTAAGAGAgtgatctaattttaaaatgagttgcTCAATACTATACATTCCAGTTTATACATGGTGTAAGGGTCATGCAAATTGTTGAGGTCACACCATTATTATGTGATGAAATGAGCATTCAAACTCAAAAATTCaaatgctattgatttttttctacccAAACCCACTAGAGGTTaatgaacacaactagataatTTATTGAGTCATCATCCATTAAGTGAATCAGCCTTAATAACCACCTTCTAAAACAATTCTTGATACTCATGTTTCACTGAGTCATAATGTTCTCCCAAGAACTTTTCTCAGTGCTAGCCTCACTTCTTTGTTTCTCAAGGTGTAGATGAGGGGGTTGAGTATGGGAGTCACCACAGTgtaaaagagggaaacaaactttCCCTGGTCCTTGGATCTGCTCTTGGCTGGCTGCAGGTACATGAAGATGATGGTTCCATAGAAGATGATGACAACCATTAGGTGGGAGGAGCAGGTCCCAAACACTTTGTGTTGTCCAATGGCTGACTTGATCTTCAGGACTGCTCTGGCAATGTGCCAGTAGGAGATCAGGATGAATGACAAGGGCACCACCAGGAATAAAACACTAGCCACAAAGAGTTCCACCTGATTGAAAGTTGTTTCCACACAAGCTAACTTGATGAGCACAGGGACCTCACAGAAAAAGTGATCCACTTGGTGGTGCCCACAGAAAGGCAGCTTCAGGGTGAGAGTGGACTGTATAAGGGTGGTAGCCACTCCACTGAGCCATGCCACAGATGCCAGGGCATGACAGAGGCCAGGGCGCATGGCAAAGGCATAATGTAGAGGACGGCAGACAGCAACGTACCGATCATAGGCCATCACAGCCAGAAGGACACACTCCGTAGATCCCAAGGCAAGAGAGACATAGAGCTGAACCACACAGCCACCATATGTGATGGACTTGTCTGAACTACCCAGGTTGACTAGAAGCTGAGGAATAATGCTGCTGGTGAAACAGAGGTCCAGGAAGGATAGATGGGAGAGGAAAAAGTACATAGGAGTGTGGAGTTTAGAGTCCAAGAGGGATACTAGGATGATGGTAGCATTGCCTAGGAGCGTCATCAGGTAGAGAAACAAGATTACCCCAAAGAGAATCAGCTCAAGCTGAGGCCGGTCAGAAAAGCCTACCAAAATGAACCCAGGGAAGGTGCTGTCATTGTTCAAACGCATTACTCTTGCTTTGATTATTAACTCCAGAGTGATAAAGTCACACGAAACAGAAATTGCAAGGATTTTATGTCAACTCTTTCACAGTTATGGTCTAagtgttgaaaaataaaactttggatGTAGGTAAAGATAAAGAGCCAATGTAGAGAATACCGTGTCTAATGTCATTGAATATCCCATGAAGTGGCATACATGGTCTGTGGATTGTAGACTTTCCATCTACCTTGAGgacaaaataaaagttacaatGGATCAAGGATGAGTCTCCCCTCACTGTTTTATCAATAACCTTTTTTTCAATAATAGTAATAGAATCTTGTAGGAAATGTGGGAATTACAAATACTGTACTGCATTCTCAGAATCTATCAAATGGATGGGTAAATAAGGTAAGAACATGATGAAACATGTCAGAATGTACAACATATCACTTGGATAAGCAATGTGTTATGAGAATGCAAAGTAGCAAGAAGAATCTATAGAGGGGAAGTTTAGATTAAGTTCAAGGGTAAGGTTACatcttgctcttaaaaaaaataagacggagggaatgcctgggtgcctcagtcagttgagcatctgactcttgattttggctcaggtcttgatcccagggtgatGGGCTCTAGTCTCCACGTGGGGTTCTTTGCTGAGGGtgtaacctgcttgggattctctgtctctccatctgtccctctccccctgcctctctcttgttctctctctctctctcaaaaaaaaaaatgaggagagtaatttaaaaaaacatagaattgCACAGTGGTAAGAAATGAGCACAGAAATAGATGGTACACTATATAGTGTCATCAAAAAAATGAGCTAAATTCGATGTGTGATTATTGCATATGCTCGATATGCCATATAACAGAATATGATATTTCTAAGGTAAATTTGAGCAATTTTTTCAAAGATCATGAACACTAGTAATCATTATCTGGATAGCAGAGGTTCTTGTTAGGAGTGTTTTTGTTTGGCTTGATTTACCTTTTCAAGATAAATATGACTACACAAGATAGAAGGGCTTTTTTTTGAGAGTTGGTAGAGgaaagatggggggtggggatgagtTAAAGAGCTGATGGGATGGAGCagtgcacttgttgggatgaacactgggtagtGTATGGAATCATCGAATCACTATATCCAACTCCTGAAACTAACatttcactatatgttaactaactggaatttaaatagaaactttggagaaaaaagagaagacttttaaaaagaagacactCTAGTCCAGAAATTATATAGGCACCTAAGATAACAGTAAACAAGCACAATGTATGAATTTGGGAGAGAATGAAGGTGATGTAAATAGAATGCAAGAAATCCTGCAGAGAGCTAAGTGAAATCACTAAGATTTAACTACCAGTGGGATATTGGACCAATGGCTAGGAATAAATTAAATCATTGAAGTTTTACATATGATGAGAAAAAGTAGATTGA
This region of Suricata suricatta isolate VVHF042 chromosome 6, meerkat_22Aug2017_6uvM2_HiC, whole genome shotgun sequence genomic DNA includes:
- the LOC115294260 gene encoding olfactory receptor 2G2-like, whose product is MGMRRSTNESNLTGFILLGFSDHPRLREALFVVILILYLLTILGNTTIFLLSRLESKLHTPMYFFLSHLSFLDLCFTSSVIPQLLVNLWDPMKKITYGGCVVQLYVSLALGSTECVLLAVMSYDRYVAICRPLHYTALMHPRLCTALASSSWLSGVVTTLIQSTLTLQLPFCGHFQVDHFICEVPGLIKLACVDTTFNEAELFVASIIFLIVPISFILVFYGYIAQTVLRIKSASGRKKAFATCSSHLMVVIIFYGTIIFMYLQPAKSRSKEQGKFVSLFYTVVTPMLNPVIYTSRNKEVKWALKKVLGKIMGLNFI
- the LOC115294172 gene encoding olfactory receptor 2G2-like, with amino-acid sequence MRLNNDSTFPGFILVGFSDRPQLELILFGVILFLYLMTLLGNATIILVSLLDSKLHTPMYFFLSHLSFLDLCFTSSIIPQLLVNLGSSDKSITYGGCVVQLYVSLALGSTECVLLAVMAYDRYVAVCRPLHYAFAMRPGLCHALASVAWLSGVATTLIQSTLTLKLPFCGHHQVDHFFCEVPVLIKLACVETTFNQVELFVASVLFLVVPLSFILISYWHIARAVLKIKSAIGQHKVFGTCSSHLMVVIIFYGTIIFMYLQPAKSRSKDQGKFVSLFYTVVTPILNPLIYTLRNKEVRLALRKVLGRTL